The following coding sequences lie in one Chitinivibrionales bacterium genomic window:
- a CDS encoding DUF2089 domain-containing protein — translation MASEWYKLTSLTNQKEFLVTSVKMKDTGISIQGEFELPALARLSDEDQVFVAHFIRTHGSIKEMEQAFGVSYPTIKARLNKIGSQLQFVEVTPAPKREEILGQLERGEISAKDAAEKLRS, via the coding sequence ATGGCATCGGAATGGTATAAACTGACGTCCCTTACCAACCAAAAGGAATTTTTGGTCACATCGGTTAAAATGAAAGACACCGGCATTTCAATACAAGGCGAATTCGAGCTACCGGCCCTTGCCCGGCTTTCCGATGAGGACCAAGTGTTTGTTGCTCATTTCATCCGCACGCACGGCTCTATAAAGGAAATGGAACAGGCCTTCGGAGTGAGTTACCCCACCATCAAGGCCCGGCTTAATAAAATAGGAAGCCAACTGCAGTTTGTTGAGGTAACGCCGGCGCCCAAACGGGAGGAAATACTCGGCCAGCTTGAGCGGGGTGAAATTTCGGCCAAAGATGCAGCTGAAAAACTAAGGAGCTGA
- a CDS encoding beta-ketoacyl-[acyl-carrier-protein] synthase family protein has product MNNEVWITGMGIVSALGAGVKSHLDALVNSRSGLAPHSFFDGEHKTDVICGMVPHEALGLSIEESAASRADLLLDIACKEALSQAKVNGGCGADVMVGTTAGNFHGATLYYQQKRSRKTPDTNLVSGFLPCTPADYIAEKNKIRGRRTTISSACASGATAIGRAFRSVRNGHASMVMAGGVEALSPFLVAGFKSLMLISKNPCRPFDAGRDGLNPGEGAALMVLESAAAATARGARPLAVVKGFGEALEAYHQTRSNPDGSGISAAVKKALAQAAFQPAGVDHVHLHGTATVFNDLSEYNALKTIFGGRCSEVPVCSTKSMTGHTLGAAGAIAAVFAVLSILNGIVPATLFHEILDPQFNGLSVAKKPFAAELKNVLTASLGFGGEVASLLLGKAQ; this is encoded by the coding sequence ATGAATAACGAGGTCTGGATCACCGGCATGGGAATCGTCTCGGCGCTCGGCGCGGGCGTCAAGTCCCACCTTGACGCGCTTGTCAACTCCCGCTCCGGCCTTGCTCCACACTCCTTTTTCGATGGCGAACATAAAACCGACGTCATCTGCGGCATGGTGCCGCATGAAGCGCTTGGGCTTTCCATCGAAGAAAGCGCGGCATCGCGTGCGGACCTGCTCCTCGACATCGCCTGTAAAGAGGCGCTTTCTCAGGCAAAAGTAAACGGCGGGTGCGGTGCGGACGTCATGGTGGGGACAACCGCGGGCAATTTCCACGGCGCGACCCTGTATTACCAGCAGAAGCGTTCGAGAAAGACGCCAGACACGAATCTTGTTTCAGGATTTCTGCCGTGCACGCCGGCCGATTACATTGCCGAAAAAAACAAGATACGCGGCAGGCGCACCACGATTTCGTCCGCGTGCGCCTCTGGCGCGACCGCCATAGGCCGCGCGTTCCGCTCTGTCCGGAACGGCCACGCCTCCATGGTTATGGCGGGCGGCGTGGAAGCGCTGAGCCCTTTTCTCGTGGCGGGCTTCAAATCTCTCATGTTGATTTCCAAGAATCCCTGCAGGCCGTTCGACGCGGGCCGGGACGGGCTCAACCCGGGCGAGGGCGCGGCGCTGATGGTGCTCGAAAGCGCCGCAGCCGCGACCGCACGCGGCGCGCGGCCGCTCGCGGTTGTAAAAGGATTCGGGGAAGCGCTCGAGGCATATCACCAGACGCGCTCAAATCCGGACGGAAGCGGCATCAGCGCCGCGGTTAAAAAGGCCCTGGCGCAGGCGGCTTTTCAGCCGGCGGGCGTTGATCATGTCCATCTCCACGGCACGGCAACGGTGTTCAACGACCTTTCCGAATACAATGCCTTGAAGACCATATTCGGCGGCCGTTGCAGCGAAGTGCCGGTGTGCTCCACCAAATCCATGACCGGCCACACCCTGGGCGCGGCCGGCGCCATTGCCGCCGTGTTTGCTGTGTTGTCAATATTAAACGGCATCGTTCCGGCGACCCTGTTTCACGAAATCCTTGATCCGCAATTCAACGGCCTTTCCGTCGCCAAGAAACCGTTTGCGGCCGAACTTAAAAACGTTTTAACAGCATCGCTCGGGTTCGGCGGAGAGGTCGCGAGCTTGCTTTTAGGGAAGGCCCAATGA
- a CDS encoding beta-ketoacyl synthase N-terminal-like domain-containing protein, with the protein MMQNALGITSVGVILPAGTGLAALRPAQPASSGRVMLVLQVPAIEGISKNDMRRMSKLTRFSLFAGRQAAKAADFSPAAAGLFVGLTHGSTSHLAEFHDYLFDYGPDKASPNSFSNGVTNASLSNVSAFLKLTAGGTTILGYENNGLDVLNCCCQNLSDGEYNVCLAGSSEEYSEVVHGAYRACGWFGEKAPAYLPWPRENGEGVGIGISEGGAFFVLEPLSRYIGRKPLCSFSPVNIEEFQGGADVVISGAGAGMQDVHELRLLERLGKKNAGKKPALLFSKPVFGETFGLGAMLSCLMACDIVASSAVYPQFPVHPSLKNFYDEQQRGPAQSVLVAAAGRNGQTSAGMIYSA; encoded by the coding sequence ATGATGCAGAACGCCCTCGGCATCACCAGCGTCGGCGTAATTCTTCCCGCAGGCACAGGGCTTGCGGCGTTGCGGCCGGCGCAGCCGGCATCATCAGGCCGGGTGATGCTGGTGCTGCAGGTCCCGGCAATAGAGGGAATTTCAAAAAACGACATGCGCCGTATGTCCAAGCTCACCCGGTTTTCTCTGTTTGCCGGCCGGCAGGCAGCAAAAGCCGCAGATTTTTCTCCCGCGGCCGCAGGACTTTTTGTGGGACTGACGCACGGCTCGACGTCGCACCTTGCCGAGTTCCATGATTATCTTTTCGATTACGGGCCCGACAAGGCCTCGCCCAACAGCTTTTCAAACGGCGTGACCAACGCGTCGCTGTCGAACGTTTCCGCATTTCTCAAGCTCACCGCCGGCGGCACAACGATCCTCGGTTACGAAAACAACGGGCTTGACGTGCTCAACTGCTGCTGCCAAAACCTTTCGGATGGTGAATACAACGTCTGCCTTGCCGGATCGTCCGAGGAATATTCGGAGGTGGTGCACGGCGCGTATCGCGCCTGCGGCTGGTTCGGCGAAAAAGCGCCTGCGTACCTGCCGTGGCCCCGGGAGAATGGAGAGGGCGTAGGGATCGGAATATCGGAAGGCGGCGCGTTTTTCGTTCTTGAGCCGTTGTCACGATACATCGGCAGGAAACCGCTTTGCAGTTTCTCTCCTGTCAATATTGAAGAATTTCAAGGCGGGGCGGACGTCGTTATTTCCGGTGCCGGCGCCGGCATGCAGGATGTTCACGAGCTCCGGCTCCTCGAGCGTCTCGGAAAGAAAAATGCCGGAAAAAAGCCGGCGCTGCTTTTTTCAAAGCCCGTTTTCGGCGAGACCTTCGGTCTGGGCGCGATGCTGTCGTGCCTTATGGCATGCGATATCGTGGCGAGCAGCGCGGTGTATCCTCAGTTTCCCGTTCACCCGTCATTGAAGAATTTTTATGATGAGCAGCAGCGCGGGCCTGCGCAATCGGTTCTGGTGGCGGCGGCGGGAAGAAACGGGCAGACAAGCGCGGGAATGATTTATTCTGCATAG
- a CDS encoding cupin domain-containing protein, whose translation MKRKSNIGFLVLRLKNAAADKKLCEPSSNGRKVLVSKIYPDEEKSASERVWKSTVVPEKTPVVETGIGGLEVSTFSEKAKQTRHKHLRATECYTVLKGAMTIRLDNGPPVVLHAGDEIIVFPRTIHEILRKRKFLTRVHSVNTHGKDDKYVERNGRWKKGPWSATVSKTR comes from the coding sequence ATGAAAAGAAAATCAAACATCGGATTTCTTGTGCTGCGGCTTAAAAACGCCGCAGCCGACAAAAAGCTTTGCGAACCGTCAAGCAACGGCCGGAAAGTTCTTGTCAGCAAGATATATCCTGACGAGGAAAAATCTGCCAGTGAGCGTGTTTGGAAATCAACCGTCGTTCCAGAAAAAACGCCGGTCGTTGAAACAGGAATAGGCGGGCTAGAGGTTTCAACGTTTTCCGAGAAAGCAAAACAGACGCGACATAAACACCTTCGTGCTACGGAATGTTACACCGTGCTGAAAGGTGCAATGACGATAAGGCTCGATAACGGCCCGCCCGTGGTCCTTCACGCCGGCGATGAAATTATTGTGTTTCCACGGACTATCCATGAAATATTGCGTAAGAGGAAATTCCTGACAAGAGTGCATTCTGTCAACACGCACGGAAAAGACGACAAGTACGTCGAGAGGAACGGGCGGTGGAAAAAGGGCCCTTGGAGCGCTACGGTTTCAAAGACGAGATAA
- a CDS encoding GGDEF domain-containing protein — protein MQNKNQWGLVFYLCAVAFTGACVAVALNNPYSHHKNLYTTLLPAIGLAFSLTAFFAGHFSYPRVQNIKVYLAGYITGLFGIAYFALYKFFWALPVLPRAGNGFVVFLYLLMLVNGAGILFLSSAYKYRLVRQITLSVITVESVLVLVARLSPQATQWARGLDPDSMWDPVFFTGMLLFALVAALSWFKVRNDFYLGGLLAGWAFFFAPAWASRVWFHGVNPVETALFSMMPVYLTASVIIHWFLRMEHRVQYDPLLHIYNRDFCSKIISEQSNINTAPPFTVAMLDLDHFKNVNDTYGHQAGDVVLYSVAQAIQREVVPNDTVCRYGGEEIVVFFSQKSLKDVVPVVEKLRAAIQKMKIKTRKKTLSVTVSCGVSTREDAAQSIIDVIHAADKALYKAKKEGRNQVRSAKTPLEQPREK, from the coding sequence ATGCAAAACAAAAACCAGTGGGGCCTTGTTTTTTACCTGTGCGCGGTCGCGTTTACCGGCGCCTGCGTGGCCGTGGCGCTCAATAATCCGTACAGCCACCATAAAAACCTCTATACTACCCTATTGCCCGCCATCGGACTGGCGTTTTCATTGACCGCGTTTTTCGCAGGCCATTTTTCCTATCCGCGCGTCCAGAACATCAAGGTCTATCTTGCCGGATACATCACCGGACTTTTCGGCATCGCCTACTTTGCGCTGTACAAATTTTTCTGGGCCCTGCCCGTACTTCCGCGCGCGGGGAACGGCTTTGTGGTTTTTTTGTACCTGCTCATGCTCGTGAACGGCGCAGGCATCTTGTTTCTCTCCTCGGCGTACAAGTACCGCCTGGTGCGCCAGATCACCCTGAGCGTCATCACGGTGGAAAGCGTGCTGGTGCTTGTCGCGCGGCTGTCCCCGCAAGCAACACAATGGGCGCGCGGCCTTGACCCCGACAGCATGTGGGACCCAGTATTTTTTACAGGAATGCTTCTGTTTGCGCTTGTCGCGGCGCTGAGCTGGTTCAAGGTCAGGAATGATTTTTACCTGGGTGGCCTGCTTGCGGGATGGGCATTTTTCTTCGCGCCGGCCTGGGCGTCGCGGGTGTGGTTTCACGGTGTCAACCCCGTGGAAACCGCGCTGTTCTCCATGATGCCGGTGTATCTCACCGCGAGCGTCATCATCCACTGGTTCCTGCGTATGGAGCACCGCGTTCAATACGATCCGCTCCTGCACATTTACAATAGGGATTTCTGCAGCAAGATCATCTCTGAGCAGAGCAACATCAACACGGCGCCGCCGTTCACGGTTGCCATGCTCGACCTCGACCATTTCAAAAACGTCAACGACACCTACGGCCACCAGGCGGGCGACGTGGTGCTGTACTCCGTGGCCCAGGCCATCCAGCGCGAGGTAGTGCCCAACGACACGGTGTGCCGCTACGGCGGCGAGGAGATCGTGGTCTTCTTTTCGCAGAAAAGCTTGAAAGACGTTGTGCCGGTCGTTGAAAAGCTGCGCGCGGCCATCCAGAAAATGAAAATAAAAACGCGGAAAAAGACGCTGAGCGTCACCGTTTCGTGCGGCGTTTCCACCCGCGAAGACGCCGCCCAGTCCATCATCGACGTGATCCACGCGGCAGACAAGGCCCTTTACAAGGCAAAAAAAGAGGGCCGCAACCAGGTGCGTTCCGCAAAAACCCCGCTCGAACAGCCCAGGGAAAAGTAA
- a CDS encoding 4Fe-4S binding protein → MKRTIITIDREKCNGCGACIPNCPEGAMQIVDGKARLISDLFCDGLGACIGHCPQGAMATEEREAESYDGKKVMDNIVGQGDNVIAAHLEHLKCHNQTRYYNEAVEYLKENHITIPDKKEAPMHERGGCPGAATRTITKNQSVAPENGGKRQSALTHWPVQLHLISPVAPAYRGADVVLSADCVAYAYGDFHKDWLRGKALSIACPKLDEGQEAYAEKITALIDNAKINTLTVLTMEVPCCRGLLGLAQEAVKKASRKIPIKSVVISLEGEKLSEEWV, encoded by the coding sequence ATGAAACGCACCATCATCACCATTGACCGGGAAAAATGCAACGGCTGCGGCGCCTGCATTCCCAACTGCCCGGAGGGCGCCATGCAGATCGTGGACGGCAAGGCGCGGCTCATCAGTGATTTGTTCTGCGACGGTCTCGGCGCATGCATCGGCCATTGCCCGCAGGGCGCCATGGCAACCGAGGAGCGCGAGGCAGAATCATACGACGGGAAAAAGGTAATGGACAATATCGTCGGGCAGGGAGACAACGTGATCGCGGCGCATCTTGAACATCTAAAATGCCACAACCAGACCCGCTATTATAACGAAGCCGTGGAATATCTCAAGGAAAATCATATAACCATTCCTGACAAAAAGGAGGCACCTATGCACGAGCGCGGAGGGTGCCCCGGAGCGGCAACGAGGACGATTACCAAAAATCAATCTGTCGCGCCGGAAAACGGGGGCAAACGGCAGTCCGCGCTGACGCACTGGCCGGTGCAGTTGCACCTGATTTCGCCCGTGGCGCCGGCCTACCGGGGCGCCGACGTGGTGTTGTCGGCCGATTGCGTTGCGTACGCCTACGGTGATTTCCACAAGGACTGGCTCAGGGGAAAGGCGCTTTCCATCGCCTGCCCAAAACTCGACGAGGGACAGGAGGCGTATGCCGAGAAAATAACGGCGCTCATTGACAATGCAAAAATCAACACGCTCACCGTGCTCACCATGGAGGTACCCTGCTGCCGGGGGCTTCTGGGTCTGGCGCAGGAGGCGGTGAAAAAGGCGTCGAGGAAAATCCCGATCAAGTCCGTGGTCATTTCCCTGGAAGGTGAAAAACTGTCCGAGGAATGGGTGTGA
- a CDS encoding ferredoxin: protein MKATVKADVCIGCGLCVDTCPEVFVMDDETNVAKAKVDRVPAELKDKCKEAATDCPVEAIVVEE, encoded by the coding sequence ATGAAAGCCACGGTAAAAGCCGACGTGTGCATCGGGTGCGGACTGTGCGTGGACACCTGCCCGGAAGTGTTTGTCATGGACGACGAGACGAATGTCGCCAAGGCAAAGGTCGACCGGGTGCCTGCGGAGCTCAAGGACAAATGCAAGGAAGCCGCTACAGACTGCCCGGTGGAGGCGATTGTGGTGGAAGAATAA
- a CDS encoding RsmE family RNA methyltransferase, whose amino-acid sequence MNPSSHFLFYSSRIENGTAFLDKEESRHVFSALRTSADDPIMITDGRGAIYECAIQEKTAEGATCAVIKKVPSSAPKKKISLVVGLPEKEAFGELCGNLASLGTSEIIPVECEFCQGRWWKGWETQSVRIVKKMIAGIKQAKSAWLPDCKPPEKLPAALEGCKGSLMLLADENGAPFVDVVDRTKNAAAFSCIIGPPGGFSQKEIESLKASGAVSVSLSKNRLRTELAATLLCGMVAAIQ is encoded by the coding sequence ATGAACCCATCTTCCCATTTTCTTTTTTACTCCTCCCGCATCGAAAACGGAACGGCGTTTCTCGACAAAGAGGAATCACGTCATGTTTTTTCCGCGCTTCGCACGTCCGCCGACGATCCGATCATGATCACCGATGGCAGAGGCGCGATTTACGAATGCGCCATTCAGGAGAAAACAGCGGAAGGCGCCACGTGTGCCGTGATAAAAAAAGTTCCGTCCTCCGCGCCGAAAAAAAAGATTTCCCTCGTTGTCGGGCTTCCGGAAAAAGAGGCGTTTGGGGAACTGTGCGGGAATCTTGCGTCTCTCGGAACTTCAGAAATAATTCCAGTGGAATGTGAGTTTTGCCAGGGCCGCTGGTGGAAGGGATGGGAGACACAATCCGTGCGCATCGTGAAAAAAATGATCGCCGGTATCAAGCAGGCGAAAAGCGCATGGCTGCCGGATTGCAAACCGCCTGAAAAATTGCCAGCGGCGCTTGAAGGATGCAAAGGGTCGCTCATGCTTTTGGCGGACGAAAATGGTGCGCCGTTTGTGGATGTAGTTGACAGGACAAAAAACGCTGCAGCTTTCTCCTGCATTATCGGTCCGCCCGGCGGCTTTTCGCAGAAGGAAATTGAGTCGTTGAAGGCATCAGGCGCAGTTTCTGTTTCATTGTCGAAGAACAGGTTGAGGACGGAGCTGGCAGCTACATTACTTTGTGGAATGGTCGCGGCAATTCAATAA
- a CDS encoding ABC transporter ATP-binding protein, whose amino-acid sequence MNQFKQYFRMLGYLKPYITMLVLTVVLSLLVVTFESLSLWFIGPLSNAIFKPETFSIVKPEFSISHINDSLKYWTYLLVKRDSVFDTLKIVCLYLVLFFFAKNVFAYSKGLVTGNLNYVVTRDMRNHLYSHALVLPVTYYDRNRSGNIISLMFNDIAVINNSMMGTFEKIVTDPLRLVFFISILVILSPKLTLFVFLIYPVLGFCLTQIGRTVRRRSRRSLESVSGLSSIMNEIVNGIRVVKMFNMNEAEEKKFKAENQYFTRASFRAQIFNALSSPLVETLGIVMVAGLLWFGGRDVLMGKNFTSADFITYMAFLFIMFQPLKSLSQVNNAIQTGLAAAGRVFALIDTPPEKLSSVSSSAVPRFENDIRFSNVRFTYPGCEEEVIKDVSFSVKKGQVVALVGSSGSGKTTILDLLPRFYDITSGSITIDGVDTREFDLVGLRSLFGIVSQETVLFNDTVENNIAYGIAGAPQEKVIEAARAAQAWEFIEKMPKGLATVIGERGVMLSGGQRQRLSIARALLKNPAILILDEATSALDTESERLVQGAINNLMKNRTALVVAHRLSTIAAADRIVVMEEGRLTEQGTHGELMKLNKRYKYLHQIQYSQETA is encoded by the coding sequence ATGAACCAGTTCAAACAATATTTCAGAATGCTCGGGTATCTCAAACCCTATATCACCATGCTCGTTCTCACCGTGGTGCTTTCGCTGCTCGTGGTGACGTTCGAGTCGCTGTCGCTCTGGTTCATAGGCCCCCTGAGCAATGCGATTTTCAAGCCCGAGACCTTTTCCATTGTCAAACCAGAGTTTTCCATCAGCCACATCAACGACTCGCTTAAATATTGGACCTATCTCCTTGTCAAGAGGGATAGCGTGTTTGACACCCTCAAGATCGTCTGTTTGTACCTGGTGCTGTTTTTTTTCGCGAAAAACGTATTTGCGTATTCCAAGGGGCTTGTCACCGGCAATCTGAACTATGTGGTCACCCGCGATATGCGCAACCACCTCTACTCCCACGCCCTGGTGCTGCCGGTCACCTATTACGACCGCAACCGGTCGGGCAATATCATCTCGCTCATGTTCAACGACATCGCGGTGATCAACAATTCCATGATGGGGACGTTTGAAAAAATCGTCACCGACCCGCTGCGGCTGGTTTTCTTCATTTCCATCCTGGTCATCCTCAGCCCGAAGCTCACGCTTTTTGTTTTCCTCATTTATCCCGTTCTCGGGTTTTGCCTGACGCAGATCGGGCGCACGGTGCGGCGCAGGAGCCGGCGGTCGCTCGAAAGCGTGTCGGGCCTGTCCTCGATCATGAACGAGATCGTGAACGGCATCCGTGTTGTCAAGATGTTCAACATGAACGAGGCCGAGGAAAAGAAGTTCAAGGCCGAAAACCAGTATTTCACCAGAGCGAGCTTCCGCGCGCAAATTTTCAACGCGCTGTCGAGCCCGCTTGTCGAGACGCTCGGTATCGTCATGGTGGCGGGGCTGCTGTGGTTTGGCGGCAGGGACGTGCTTATGGGAAAGAACTTCACCTCGGCGGACTTCATCACCTATATGGCGTTCCTGTTCATCATGTTCCAGCCGCTTAAGTCGCTTTCGCAAGTGAACAACGCCATCCAGACCGGGCTTGCCGCCGCCGGCCGGGTGTTCGCCCTCATCGACACGCCGCCCGAAAAGCTCTCGAGCGTTTCGTCAAGCGCCGTTCCGCGTTTTGAAAACGACATACGTTTTTCCAACGTCCGCTTCACCTATCCCGGGTGCGAGGAGGAGGTCATCAAAGACGTGAGCTTTTCCGTGAAGAAGGGCCAGGTGGTGGCGCTCGTGGGGTCGAGCGGCAGCGGCAAAACCACCATCCTCGACCTGCTGCCGCGGTTCTACGACATTACCAGCGGCTCCATCACGATCGATGGAGTTGACACAAGAGAATTCGACCTCGTGGGGCTGCGCAGCCTGTTCGGCATCGTGTCGCAGGAGACCGTGCTGTTCAACGACACCGTGGAGAACAACATCGCCTACGGTATCGCCGGCGCGCCGCAGGAGAAGGTGATCGAGGCGGCCAGGGCCGCGCAGGCGTGGGAGTTCATCGAGAAGATGCCCAAGGGGCTCGCCACCGTGATCGGCGAGCGCGGCGTGATGCTTTCTGGAGGCCAGCGCCAGCGGCTCTCCATCGCGCGGGCCCTACTCAAGAACCCGGCAATCCTCATCCTCGACGAGGCCACGTCGGCGCTCGACACCGAGTCGGAGCGGCTCGTGCAGGGCGCCATCAACAACCTCATGAAGAACCGCACCGCGCTCGTGGTGGCGCACCGGCTCTCCACCATCGCGGCGGCGGACCGGATCGTGGTGATGGAGGAGGGGCGGCTCACCGAACAGGGCACGCACGGCGAGCTGATGAAGCTTAACAAGCGGTACAAATACCTGCACCAGATCCAATATTCTCAAGAAACGGCATAG
- a CDS encoding glycosyltransferase: MTFENMDTREGKNTAGVPLVSVIIAVYNKPEFLEKVFLSLVNQTFSNFEILVADDGSGPEIAECIARYARKFVRPVRHVRHGHDGFRKTVIANKAAGAATAEYLVFIDGDCVLHKKFLQSHFRHRARRTALGGRRVMLDKWITETMTNEDVSTGRFEKPWFWWNHCERGDRKHGLHVPGLFALSNLGKKGYSFYGSNYSLYKEDFCAVNGYDESIVGRGIEDDNLRERLKLNGVAVRSVTREAVQFHLFHESAPVPHSKEAIDKYCFPQQAWADKGIAAREGMTA; encoded by the coding sequence ATGACATTTGAGAACATGGACACTCGTGAAGGAAAAAATACCGCCGGGGTCCCGCTGGTGTCGGTGATCATTGCCGTGTATAACAAGCCTGAATTCCTTGAAAAGGTATTTCTGTCTCTTGTCAACCAGACGTTTTCCAATTTTGAGATCCTTGTCGCGGACGACGGCTCGGGCCCGGAAATCGCGGAATGCATCGCGCGATACGCGCGTAAGTTCGTCCGTCCGGTCCGCCATGTGCGGCACGGCCACGACGGATTCCGCAAGACCGTGATCGCCAACAAGGCCGCAGGCGCGGCCACTGCGGAGTACCTGGTGTTCATCGACGGCGACTGCGTTCTGCACAAGAAGTTTCTCCAAAGCCATTTTCGCCACCGGGCGCGGCGCACCGCGCTCGGCGGCAGAAGGGTCATGCTTGACAAATGGATTACCGAAACGATGACCAACGAAGATGTTTCGACGGGCAGGTTTGAAAAACCGTGGTTCTGGTGGAACCACTGCGAACGTGGCGACCGCAAGCACGGCCTTCATGTGCCGGGACTGTTTGCGCTGTCGAACCTGGGGAAAAAGGGCTATTCTTTTTACGGCAGCAATTATTCACTATACAAAGAGGATTTCTGCGCGGTCAACGGGTACGACGAATCGATCGTGGGGCGCGGCATCGAGGACGACAACCTGCGGGAGCGGCTCAAGCTGAATGGCGTGGCCGTCAGGTCGGTCACCCGGGAGGCGGTGCAGTTTCATCTGTTCCATGAGTCGGCGCCCGTTCCCCATTCCAAAGAAGCGATCGATAAATACTGTTTTCCGCAACAGGCATGGGCGGACAAGGGGATTGCGGCCAGGGAGGGGATGACTGCATGA
- a CDS encoding glycosyltransferase, which produces MKKLSIVTAVHNQLEYSRLFFESLKRHTVHPFELIIIDNASHDGSAEFFEHAGATVLRNKKNLCYACAQNQGLQHASAEFVAFLNNDICLSNAWDKTLIEYLDEYKLDAISPCGIETMESESATRRAMRRWRRINALQRLRAAAGIRYTAHDLARLVRLMYGSWDRFTEKRRREFTRFLYPGISGNAVVARRALFEKLGPWNTEVSAPDWDLQLRLVKAQSETGAARQCMIAGDVFVHHFIRATFRASPAPHGCLHACTDITGHYAKKDLVYLRRPAVSVIIAVHNRPDFLEKVFASLANQTVRDFEVVVADDGSGPEIAALVKQWQGRFGHPVGHVRQEHRGFRKTIIANRAVAASRSDYLCFIDGDSVLHHRFLESHLVNRRVHAVLSGRRVMLPRALTESLTLADITGRRVEKLSFLRRRVEDGSIKYAVRLPGLPRAENLFGKEYWILGSNFSVYKGDYYAVNGYDETLTGRGLEDNNLCARFKRRGLHVRTITREAIQYHLFHSSEPIPHDRAAIQKYGHPDHYWAEKGIVQ; this is translated from the coding sequence ATGAAGAAGCTTTCCATCGTCACCGCGGTGCACAACCAGCTCGAATACAGCAGGCTGTTTTTCGAGTCGCTCAAGCGCCACACCGTTCACCCCTTCGAGCTCATCATCATCGACAACGCATCGCACGACGGGTCCGCGGAATTCTTCGAGCATGCCGGCGCAACGGTGCTGCGCAACAAGAAGAACCTCTGCTACGCCTGCGCGCAGAACCAGGGCCTGCAGCACGCGTCGGCCGAGTTCGTCGCGTTCCTCAACAACGACATCTGCCTCTCCAACGCGTGGGACAAGACGCTCATCGAATACCTTGACGAATACAAACTCGACGCGATATCCCCGTGCGGTATCGAGACCATGGAGTCGGAGAGCGCAACGCGGCGCGCCATGCGGCGGTGGCGCAGGATCAACGCGCTGCAGCGGCTGCGCGCCGCCGCGGGCATCCGCTACACGGCGCACGACCTCGCCCGGCTTGTGCGGCTCATGTACGGCAGCTGGGACAGGTTCACGGAAAAAAGGCGCAGGGAGTTCACCCGGTTCCTGTATCCGGGCATTTCGGGGAACGCAGTGGTGGCCAGGAGGGCCCTCTTCGAAAAACTAGGGCCGTGGAACACGGAGGTCAGCGCGCCCGACTGGGACCTGCAGCTCCGGCTTGTAAAGGCACAATCGGAAACCGGCGCCGCCCGGCAGTGCATGATCGCGGGCGACGTTTTCGTGCACCACTTCATACGCGCCACGTTCAGGGCGTCGCCCGCCCCGCACGGCTGCCTGCACGCCTGCACCGACATCACCGGACACTACGCCAAAAAAGACCTCGTCTATCTGCGACGGCCCGCAGTGTCGGTGATCATCGCGGTACACAACAGGCCCGATTTCCTCGAAAAGGTGTTCGCGAGCCTCGCGAACCAGACCGTACGCGATTTCGAGGTCGTGGTCGCGGACGACGGCTCCGGCCCGGAGATAGCCGCGCTTGTCAAGCAATGGCAGGGGCGCTTCGGCCATCCCGTGGGCCATGTGCGCCAGGAGCACCGCGGCTTCAGAAAGACCATCATCGCCAACCGGGCCGTGGCGGCCTCGCGCAGCGACTACCTCTGCTTCATCGACGGCGATTCGGTGCTGCACCACAGGTTCCTCGAGAGCCACCTCGTGAACCGCCGGGTGCACGCGGTTCTGTCGGGCAGGCGCGTGATGCTGCCGCGGGCGCTCACCGAATCCCTGACCCTCGCGGACATCACCGGCAGGCGCGTGGAGAAGCTTTCGTTTCTGCGCAGGCGCGTCGAGGACGGCAGCATCAAATACGCGGTGCGCCTGCCCGGGCTGCCCAGGGCGGAAAACCTTTTCGGCAAGGAATACTGGATCCTCGGAAGCAATTTCTCTGTTTACAAAGGCGACTATTACGCCGTCAACGGCTACGACGAGACCCTCACGGGCCGGGGGCTCGAGGACAACAACCTGTGCGCCCGCTTCAAGCGCCGGGGGCTCCACGTGAGAACCATCACGCGCGAGGCCATCCAGTACCATCTGTTCCATTCTTCGGAGCCCATTCCGCACGACAGGGCCGCGATTCAGAAGTACGGCCATCCGGATCATTATTGGGCCGAAAAGGGAATCGTGCAATAA